A window of Desulfomicrobium macestii contains these coding sequences:
- a CDS encoding MobA/MobL family protein: MAIYHLTAKVGSRRNGANARSKAAYITRQSEYAWRRDLVHAESRNMPSWARQGHTDFWEAADKHEAANGKLYYELEFSLPRELTKEQQLDLARSFLDSRAQVADVAGSLPYTFAIHSPRQPHVHAVFNERAFDGQDRAPDTWFKRAHGGGARKTRTMQPRAWLHETRAAWADACNQALQKAGYGVRVDHRTLEAQGVTDRLPQPHIGPKAWAMEQRGIQTERGDHWRDVQEANGAMQELREVEQQIERERLELEPKTPMQGGKKKQEKRMLTDAQKQAVTEIVSCYSSEIEAEMRNCEDQACDYLQDEYGHDEELMLLMQEELRLQLQAAREQRLLEEADERQDWEQEQGPSAKFRM, translated from the coding sequence ATGGCCATTTATCACCTGACCGCCAAGGTCGGCTCCCGGCGAAATGGGGCCAATGCGAGAAGCAAGGCCGCGTACATCACGCGGCAGAGCGAATACGCGTGGCGTCGGGACCTGGTGCACGCCGAATCCAGGAACATGCCGTCCTGGGCACGGCAAGGGCACACGGATTTCTGGGAGGCGGCGGACAAGCACGAGGCCGCAAACGGCAAGCTCTACTACGAGCTTGAGTTCTCGCTCCCACGGGAGCTGACCAAGGAGCAGCAGCTCGACCTGGCCAGGTCGTTCCTCGACTCCCGCGCCCAGGTCGCGGACGTCGCCGGGTCGCTGCCGTACACGTTCGCGATCCATTCCCCCCGTCAGCCCCACGTGCACGCTGTCTTTAACGAACGTGCGTTTGACGGCCAGGACCGCGCTCCGGACACGTGGTTCAAGCGCGCTCATGGTGGCGGGGCGCGGAAGACTCGAACCATGCAGCCGAGGGCGTGGCTGCACGAAACCAGGGCGGCCTGGGCTGACGCATGCAACCAGGCGCTCCAGAAAGCCGGCTACGGCGTCCGAGTCGATCATCGGACCCTAGAGGCCCAAGGCGTCACTGATCGCCTCCCACAGCCCCATATAGGGCCAAAAGCATGGGCTATGGAGCAGAGAGGGATACAGACCGAGCGAGGAGATCACTGGCGGGATGTCCAAGAGGCCAACGGAGCGATGCAGGAACTGCGCGAGGTCGAGCAACAGATCGAGCGCGAGCGCTTAGAGCTGGAACCCAAGACGCCGATGCAGGGCGGCAAGAAAAAGCAGGAGAAGAGAATGTTGACCGACGCACAGAAGCAAGCGGTGACCGAGATCGTGAGCTGCTACAGCAGCGAGATTGAGGCGGAAATGCGGAACTGCGAAGATCAAGCGTGCGACTATCTGCAAGACGAGTACGGGCATGATGAAGAGTTGATGCTGCTCATGCAGGAGGAGCTGCGCTTGCAGCTACAAGCGGCAAGGGAACAGCGGTTGTTGGAAGAAGCAGACGAAAGGCAGGACTGGGAGCAAGAACAAGGGCCGAGTGCCAAATTCCGCATGTAA